The Sphaerisporangium siamense genome includes the window CGCGCACGTAGATGAAGGCGTGGTTGGCGCGGATCGCGTAGGACGTGATGATGACGCCTTCCACCAGCGCGTGGGGGTTGGCCATCATGAGCGGGATGTCCTTGCACGTCCCGGGCTCGGACTCGTCGGCGTTGACGACCAGGTAGTGCGCCTTGCCGTCGCCCTGGGGAATGAAGCCCCACTTCATGCCGGTCGGGAAGCCGGCGCCGCCGCGCCCGCGCAGGCCCGAGTCCTTGACGGCCTTGATGATGGCGTCGGGGTCCTGGGCGAGGGCCTTCTTGGCCGACTCGTACGGGCCGTAGCCGTCGAGGGTGAAGGCGTCGGCGCGGTCCCAGTTGGCCGTGAGGACCGGCGTCAGGGTGGTGCTCATTCGGTGGCCCCCTTCGAGGGCGCGGGGGCGGTCCAGCCGTTCGCCTTGGCGACCTTGAGGCCCTCAAGGGAGGCGCCCGCGGCCGTGGGGCCGTCGCCCGCCTGGCCGTCGGGCAGGCCGGCGAGCACGCGCGAGGCCTCCTTGAAGGTGCACAGGCGGCCGGGGCCGCGCGTGGGGGCGACCTCCTTGCCGGCGCGCAGGTCGTCGACGAGCTGCTTGGCGGTCTCGGGGGTCTGGTTGTCGAAGAACTCCCAGTTGACCATCATGACCGGCGCGAAGTCGCAGGCCGCGTTGCACTCCAGGCGCTCCAGCGAGATCTTGCCGTCGGCGGTGGTCTCGCCGTTGCCGGCGCCGACGTGCTCGCTGAGCTCCTCCCAGATCTGGTCGCCGCCCATGATCGCGCACAGCGAGTTGATGCACACGCCGACGTGATACTCGCCCGCGGGCCTGCGCTTGTACATCGTGTAGAACGTCGACACGCCCACGACCTCGGCCTTGCTGAGGCCGAGCATCTCGGCGCAGAACTCGTGCCCGGCGTCGGAGACGTAGCCCTCCTCCGACTGCACCAGGTGGAGCAGCGGCAGCAGCGCCGAGCGGCTCTTCGGGTAACGGCCGATGATCTCTTTGGCGTCGCGTTCGAGACGCTCGCGGACTTCCGGCGAGAATGTCGTCACCGGTCCACACCTCCCATGACCGGGTCGATCGATGCGACCGCGGCGATCACGTCGGCGACCATGCCGCCTTCGCAGGTGGCGGGCACCGCCTGCAGGTTCGTGAAGGACGGGTCGCGGAAGTGCACGCGGTAGGGGCGCGTGCCGCCGTCGCTCACCACGTGCGCGCCGAGCTCGCCGCGCGGCGACTCCACCGCGACGTACGCCTGCCCGGCGGGGACCCGGAAGCCCTCGGTCACCAGCTTGAAGTGGTGGATGAGCGCTTCCATGGAGGTGCTCATGATGTGGGCGATGTGGTCGGGCGAGTTGCCGAGCCCGTCGGGGCCGAGCGCGAGCTGCGACGGCCAGCCGATCTTCTTGTCCTCGATCATGACGGGCTTGCCCTTGAGCTCGGATCCGGAGAGCCGGTCCAGGCACTGCCCGATGATCTTGAGGGACTCCTCCATCTCGGCCACGCGCACGAGGTAGCGGCCGTAGACGTCGCAGGTGGTCTCGACCGGCACGTCGAAGTCGTAGGTCTCGTAGCCGCAGTAGGGCTGCGACTTGCGCAGGTCCCACGGCAGGCCGGCGGCGCGCAGCATGGGGCCGGTGATGCCGAGGGCCATGCAGCCGGTGAGGTCGAGGTAGGCGACGTCCTTGGTGCGCCGGGTGTAGGCCGGGTTCTCGTCCAGCAGCTTGCGCATCTCCTTGATGCGCACCGGCATGATCTTGAGGAACTCGCCGATCTTGTCGACCGCCCCGGCGGGCAGGTCGACGGAGACGCCGCCCGGCCGGACGTAGGCCATGTTCATGCGCAGGCCGGTGATGTACTCGAACAGGTCGAGCACCAACTCGCGCTCGCGGAAGCCGAACAGCATCGGCGTGGTGGCGCCGAGCTCCATGCCGAAGGTCGCGATGGCCACCAGGTGGGAGGAGATGCGGTTGAGCTCCATCATCATGACCCGGATGGCCTGCGCGCGGGCGGGCACCCGGTCGGTGATGCCGAGGAGCTTCTCGACCGCCAGGCAGTACGCCGCCTCGTTGAAGATCGGCGAGAGATAGTCCATGCGGGTGACGAACGTGACCCCCTGGGTCCACGTCCGGAACTCCATGTTCTTCTCGATGCCGGTGTGCAGGTAACCGATGCCCACCCGGGCCTCGGTGACCGACTCGCCGTCGAGGGTGAGCACGAGCCGGAGCACGCCGTGCGTGGACGGGTGCTGCGGGCCCATGTTGACGACCAGGCGCTCCTCCGCCGACTCGGCGACCGCGCCGACGACGTCGTCCCAGTCCTGGCCGTTGACGTTGTAGACCCGGCCCTCGGCCGCGTCGCCCGAGGTCTCGTCGTGGATGGCGGTCATGCGTACGACCTCCTCTGGTCCGGCGCGGGGATGGTGGCGCCGCGGTACTCCACCGGGATGCCGCCGAGCGGGTAGTCCTTGCGCTGCGGGTGGCCCTCCCAGTCGTCCGGCATCTCGATGCGGGTCAGGGCGGGGTGGCCGTCGAAGACGATCCCGAAGAAGTCGTAGGTCTCGCGTTCGTGCCAGTCGTGCGTCGGGTAGACCGAAACCGTGGATGGAATGTGCGGATCGGAGTCGGGACAGGTGACTTCGACACGTACACGCCGGTTGTAGGTGATCGAGCACAGGTGGTAGACCGCGTGCAGTTCCGCGCCCTCGTCCTCGGGGTAGTGCACGCCCGAGACGCCGAGCGAGAGCTCGAAGCGCAGGGCGGGGTCGTCCCGGAGGTGGCTCATGACCGCGGAGAGGTGCTCGCGCGACACGTGCAGGGTGAGCTCGCCGCGGTCGGCGACGACGCGCTCGACCATGCCGGCGAAGGACTCGCCCGCGGCGGCCTCCAGGGCGTCGGCGACCTCGTCGAAGTAGCCGCCGTACGGCCTGGCGCTGGACGGCTTCGGCGCGCGGCGCACGACCAGGCGGCCGTAGCCCGAGGTGTCGCCGGAGCCGCTGACGCCGAACATGCCGCGGCGCGCGACGGGTTCCTCCGGCACCCCGGGAAGGTTGTCGGGGTTGGTGGGTCCAGTGCTCATTTCGGGGTCCCCTGATCGATGAGCGGCAGCGACCGCAGAGCCTGGAGCTCCAGCTCGTCGATCTGCTTGGCGCGGTGGGCGCCGAACTTCATGTTCTGGATCTTGTCGTGCAGCTTGACGATCGCGTCGATGAGCATCTCGGGGCGCGGCGGGCAGCCGGGCAGGTAGATGTCCACGGGCACGACGTGGTCCACGCCCTGCACGATCGCGTAGTTGTTGAACATGCCACCGCTGGAGGCGCACACGCCCATGGCGATGACCCACTTGGGCTCGGCCATCTGGTCGTAGATCTGGCGCAGCACGGGCGCCATCTTCTGCGAGAGCCTGCCGGCCACGATCATCAGGTCGGCCTGGCGGGGGGAGGCCGACGCGCGTTCCATGCCGAACCTGGCCAGGTCGTGGTTCGGACCGCCCGTGGCCATCAGCTCGATGGCGCAGCAGGCCAGGCCGAACGTCGCCGGCCACACCGAGTTCTTACGCGCCCACCCGGCCGCCTGTTCCACGGTCGACAGGATGAACCCGCTCGGCAATTTCTCTTCGAGACCCATGTCAGTGCTTCCTCTCGCGCGCCTCCGGCACGCTGCCTCTCAGTCCCAGTCCAGGCCGCGGCGGCGCCACACGTAGGCGTAGGCGACCAGGACGGTGACGATGAACAGCACCATCTCGACCAGTCCGAAGACCCCGAGCTTGTCGAACGCGACCGCCCACGGATAAAGGAAGATGATCTCGATGTCGAACACGATGAAGAGCATCGCGGTGATCATGTACTTCAGCGGGAACCGGCCGCCGCCGACGGGCTGCGGGGTGGGCTCGATGCCGCATTCGTAGGCGTCGAGCTTCGCCCGGTTCCACCGCTTGGGGCCGGTGAACGGGGCGATGCCCACGGAGAAGACGGCGAATCCCGCCGCGAGGACCGCGAGCACCAATATTGGTACGTACAGTTCCATCGCTATGCGTCCCCTCTGAGCGCTGGCGCGTCGGTCAATCGGTTGCTGAGTCTAGGCAGGGCGATCATCGATCTTCGTTCCGGGTGCTGGATGTCATGCCGGTGGCGTGACCTTGGACAGGGCGTTGATGATCCGGTCTGACGCATCGCCCCGCCGGTCCGTGAGATTAGCAAGGAGTTTCAGAGCGAACCGCATCAGAGTGGGATGTGGCAGGCCGTGCCGCGTGAGAAAGCCCATCACGCCCGGCTTGCCGATGGCCTCGACGAACAGCCGCCCCAGAGTGAAGTAACCGCCGTAGGCGTCCTTGAGCGTCTTCGGGTAGGCGCGCAGCACGCGCTCGCGGCCCGCGGGGGCCGCGGCGGAGAGGGCGGTCGCGATGACGTCGGCCGCGATCCTGCCGGTCTCCATGGCGTAGGCGATGCCCTCGCCGTTGAAGGGGTTGATCATGCCGCCGGCGTCGCCGACGAGGACGAGGCCGCGGGTGTAGTGAGGCTGCCGGTTGAAGGCCATCGGCAGCGCCGCGCCGCGCACGGGGCCGGTCATGTTCTCTTCCGAGAACTCCCACTCGGCGGGCATGTTCCTGACCCACCGGCGCAGCAGGTCGCGGTAGTCGAGGTTCTGGAACGCCTCGCTGGTGTTGAGCAGGCCGAGCCCGACGTTGCTGGTGCCGTCGCCGACGCCGAACACCCAGCCGTAGCCCGGGAGCAGGCGTGCCGAGCCGTCCGGCTCGGTGTCCCACAGCTCCAGCCAGGACTCCAGCCAGTCGTCGTCGTGGCGCGGGCTGGTGAAGTACGTGCGCACGGCCACGCCCATCGGGCGGTCGTCGCGCTTGCGCAGGCCCATCGACAGCGACAGGCGCGAGGAGTTGCCGTCGGCGGCCACCACCAGGCGGGAGCGGGCGGTGAACGACTCGCCGTCCCGCTTGGCGGTCACGCCGGTGACGTGGCCGCTGCGCGCGTCCAGCACGGGGCCGGTGACGTTGACGCCCTGCAGGAGCCGGACGCCGCCGCGCTCGGCGTTGGACGCCAGGATCTGGTCGAAGTCCATGCGCGTGCGGACCAGGCCGTAGCCGGGGTAGCTGGACAGCTCGGGCCAGGCCAGTTCCAGGCGCATGCCGCCGCCGACGACGCGTAGGCCCTTGTTGCGTATCCACCCGGGGCCGTCGACGTCGACGCCCATGGCGATCAGTTCCTTGACGGCGCGCGGCGTCAGACCGTCCCCGCACACCTTCTCGCGCGGGAACCGGGTCTTCTCCAGGAGCAGGACGTCGTAGCCGGCCTGCGCGAGGTAGAAGGCCGTGGTCGAACCCGCGGGTCCGGCGCCGACGACGATGACGTCGGCGTCCGCCGCAGGGGTTGACTCGCTCACGGGACCTGTCCTGTCCTAGGTGCCGAGGGCCTGGGGACCGGGGCCTTCGTTCCTTTGTGAACCACTTCACAAACTTGTCGGCGGAAGTCTAACCCTTTTTCCCTGCCCGCTGTCAGATGGAGCTTACCTACTTGCCCACGGTTGGTTTAACCGCCCGATGCAGTGCCACGATGCCGAGCGAAAGATTGCGCCAGGCGACCCGTTCCCACCCCGCCTCGCGCACCAGCCGGGCCAGGCCGGCCTGGTCGGGCCAGGCGCGGATCGACTCGGCGAGATATTCGTAGGAGTCGGGATTGGAGCTGACCACACGGGCCACGGGAGGCAGCAGCCGCATCAGATATTGGCTGTAAACCAGGTCGAACGACTTGATCGTCGGCCGGGAGAACTCGCAGATCACGAGCCGTCCGCCGGGCCTGGTGACGCGCAGCATCTCACGCAGCGCCTCCACCGTGTCGTTGACGTTTCGCAACCCGAACGAGATGGTCGCGACGTCGAAGGTGTCGTCGGCGAACGGCAGGCGCAGGGCGTCCCCGGCGACGAAGGTGACACCGCCGGGGCCCGCGTCCAGGCCCGAGCTCCCGCGCCGGGCGGCGCCCGTGCGCAGCATGCCGAGCGAGAAGTCGCAGGCGATCGCGCGCGCCCCCAGGCCGGTGAACGACTCCGACGAGGTGCCCGTGCCGGCGGCCAGGTCGAGGACCAGCTCACCCGGGCCCGCGTCGACGGCGGCGGCGGTCGCTCTGCGCCAGAGGCGGTCTTGGCCGAGAGATAGGACATCGTTGACCAAGTCGTAACGCCGGGCCGTGCGATCGAACATCGCCGCGACCTCGTGCGGTCGCTTGTCCAGGGAAGCACGCGTCATGCGGACAAGCTTAGTGGCCACGCGTTCATCCACCCAAAGTAGTCGCTTCATCACCGAGCGTCTGCTAGGACTTGGGGAATGCCGACCCGAAAGCCGGCCGCCGCGGCCGCCTCTCTGCTCGCGGGGGCCATCGCCCTGCTCCCCTGCGCCGCCGCCCGCGCCGGGACCGTCCCGCACCCCCGCGTGGTCTCCCCCGACCCCGTCGACCACACCCCGCACGTGCTCGACGGCATCGTCAACGCCTTCGCCCTGGTGGGGAGGACGGTCGTGGTCGGCGGCGAGTTCACCCGGGTGCGCGAGGCGCGGGGCGGGGCCGCGCTGCGCAGGTCCAACCTGTTCGCCTACGACCTGCTCACCGGCCGGGTGGACCCGCGTTTCTCGCCCGAGGTGGACGGCCCGGTGCGCGCGCTGGTGGCGGGCCCTCGTGGAACGGTCTACGTCGGGGGCGGCTTCCTCTCGGCCGGGCGGCCCGGCGGCCGGGACGGCGCGGCGCGCGGCCTCGCGCGGTTGTCGCTGGCCGACGGCGCCCCGGCGCCGGGCTTCGCCGCGCCGGTGAGCGGCGGCGAGGTGCTGAGCCTGGTGCTCCGGGGCGGCAAGCTGTACGTCGGCGGCGACTTCGAGGGCGTGTCCGGCGCCTCGCGGCCGGCGCTCGCCCGCCTGGACGCCGCGACCGGCGGCCTCGACCCGTCCTTCACCGTCACGCCGGGCGGGGGGAGGGGAGGCTCGCCGAAGGTCTACGCGATGGCCGCGACCCGTGACCGTCTCGCCGTGGACGGCTCGTTCACCACGCTGGACGGCCTGCGCCGCCCTCAGCTGGGCCTGATCGACATCGGCATGGGCCGCCCGACCGTCGCCCCCTGGCACACCGAGGCGTACGCCCCCGCGTGTAAGGAGGCGTTTCCCTCTTACGTTCGGGGCCTGGATTTCTCACCCGACGGGCAGTATTTCGTCGTAGTGACGACAGGCGGCGCGAAGGGCACGGGCAAGCTGTGCGATTCCGCGGCGCGGTTCGAGACGTATTCACCGGGTTCACCGGGCCGCGCGATCCGGCCCACTTGGGTGAACTTCACCGGCGGCGACTCACTGTACTCGGTGGCGGTGACCGGCGCCGCGGTCTACGTCGGCGGGCATCAGCGCTGGCTGGACAACCCGCGGGGCTCGGACTCGGCCGGGCCGGGCGCGGTGCCGAGGCCGGGCATTGCCGCGATTCACCCCGGCACCGGCAAAGCCCTCACATGGAACCCGACTCGCGACCGCGGCATCGGAGTCAAAGCGTTCCTGGCTCACAAAGGCGGCCTTCTCGTCGGAAGCGACACCACGCACCTCGGACACGAGTACCATGCCCGGGTCGGCATGTTCCCGCTCCCTTAACCCTTGCGGCCCTTGCTGATCTGCTCACTCACCGCGTCACGCTGCTTGGACAGCAGCACGTAGCTGGCGACGCCACTGATCACGAAACTGATCACCAGCAGCCAGAACGCGTTGTGGATGCCGATCAGGTAGAGCACACCGAGGGTGACGGCGAACAGGCCGAGCCGTGACGCGGTGTAGACGATAAACGGTCGCACAGCGTCGAGGTTACGCCACCGGCCCGATGGAGCGGTCTAGGGCACCCCCGCACGGCCGCCGATTAAGACCCCGGAGCTTTACCGGCTCACTTCGCATCGGGCGCGAGCACTGCTAGTGTTCCCAACACGGCGCTTAAGTAAAGAAACACCCACGAGCGCCCCAAAGAGGCTCTATCATATAACAAACGGGCAGTCAGCTGATAACAACCCGTGATCTATCGATGTAAATCACGGATATATCAGATTTGGCTCGGCAAACTGGATACCTGTCCGCCCGCTTCAGGGACGCGGGATGCGAGGGGGAGAGATTGTGGAGAGTAGCAGCGAACGTCTGCTGACCCCCGGAGAGGTTGCCGCCCTCTTCCGGGTCGATCCAAAAACGGTGACGCGCTGGGCAGCGGCAGGCCGTATCAGCAGCATCCGTACCCCCGGAGGGCACCGGCGTTTCCGCGAGTCGGAGGTGCACGCTCTCCTGCGTGGCGAGGAAGTTCTCACGGCCGAACGGCCGGGCGGCGACTCGCCGCGTGTCTGATCCACTGGTGCGAGCTGGCCGGGCCTGGCGATCTTCGCGAGGCACGGTGAACTCCAACAGCGTGACGCGCCACCCGGTGATCCTGCGCGCCTCCCGGAAGCCGCAGGGTCACTGTTCTTTTTAGTCCATGTCATAAATGCATTTACGGATGTGATTGAACGTCGGCCGGGACGCCCACACGGCAGGGCACCAGATCCGGTACCGCGGGGAAGCCACGACCCGCGGCCCCGGCCGGCCCGGGATCCCCCCGTCCACGGCCGGCGTCTCAGCGGTCCCTCAGCGGTCATGGCCCGACTGGGACTCCTTGAACGCCAGGAACTCCCGCTCCAGCTCGTCGTTCCCCTCCCGCCAGCGCCTGCGCCGCTCGGCGTCCTGCTCCTCGGTGACGGCCTCGGGCAGCCACCGATCGT containing:
- a CDS encoding BldC family transcriptional regulator codes for the protein MRGGEIVESSSERLLTPGEVAALFRVDPKTVTRWAAAGRISSIRTPGGHRRFRESEVHALLRGEEVLTAERPGGDSPRV
- a CDS encoding NADH-quinone oxidoreductase subunit C, which gives rise to MSTGPTNPDNLPGVPEEPVARRGMFGVSGSGDTSGYGRLVVRRAPKPSSARPYGGYFDEVADALEAAAGESFAGMVERVVADRGELTLHVSREHLSAVMSHLRDDPALRFELSLGVSGVHYPEDEGAELHAVYHLCSITYNRRVRVEVTCPDSDPHIPSTVSVYPTHDWHERETYDFFGIVFDGHPALTRIEMPDDWEGHPQRKDYPLGGIPVEYRGATIPAPDQRRSYA
- a CDS encoding NuoB/complex I 20 kDa subunit family protein — its product is MGLEEKLPSGFILSTVEQAAGWARKNSVWPATFGLACCAIELMATGGPNHDLARFGMERASASPRQADLMIVAGRLSQKMAPVLRQIYDQMAEPKWVIAMGVCASSGGMFNNYAIVQGVDHVVPVDIYLPGCPPRPEMLIDAIVKLHDKIQNMKFGAHRAKQIDELELQALRSLPLIDQGTPK
- the nuoE gene encoding NADH-quinone oxidoreductase subunit NuoE: MTTFSPEVRERLERDAKEIIGRYPKSRSALLPLLHLVQSEEGYVSDAGHEFCAEMLGLSKAEVVGVSTFYTMYKRRPAGEYHVGVCINSLCAIMGGDQIWEELSEHVGAGNGETTADGKISLERLECNAACDFAPVMMVNWEFFDNQTPETAKQLVDDLRAGKEVAPTRGPGRLCTFKEASRVLAGLPDGQAGDGPTAAGASLEGLKVAKANGWTAPAPSKGATE
- a CDS encoding delta-60 repeat domain-containing protein produces the protein MPTRKPAAAAASLLAGAIALLPCAAARAGTVPHPRVVSPDPVDHTPHVLDGIVNAFALVGRTVVVGGEFTRVREARGGAALRRSNLFAYDLLTGRVDPRFSPEVDGPVRALVAGPRGTVYVGGGFLSAGRPGGRDGAARGLARLSLADGAPAPGFAAPVSGGEVLSLVLRGGKLYVGGDFEGVSGASRPALARLDAATGGLDPSFTVTPGGGRGGSPKVYAMAATRDRLAVDGSFTTLDGLRRPQLGLIDIGMGRPTVAPWHTEAYAPACKEAFPSYVRGLDFSPDGQYFVVVTTGGAKGTGKLCDSAARFETYSPGSPGRAIRPTWVNFTGGDSLYSVAVTGAAVYVGGHQRWLDNPRGSDSAGPGAVPRPGIAAIHPGTGKALTWNPTRDRGIGVKAFLAHKGGLLVGSDTTHLGHEYHARVGMFPLP
- a CDS encoding demethylmenaquinone methyltransferase yields the protein MTRASLDKRPHEVAAMFDRTARRYDLVNDVLSLGQDRLWRRATAAAVDAGPGELVLDLAAGTGTSSESFTGLGARAIACDFSLGMLRTGAARRGSSGLDAGPGGVTFVAGDALRLPFADDTFDVATISFGLRNVNDTVEALREMLRVTRPGGRLVICEFSRPTIKSFDLVYSQYLMRLLPPVARVVSSNPDSYEYLAESIRAWPDQAGLARLVREAGWERVAWRNLSLGIVALHRAVKPTVGK
- a CDS encoding NADH-quinone oxidoreductase subunit D encodes the protein MTAIHDETSGDAAEGRVYNVNGQDWDDVVGAVAESAEERLVVNMGPQHPSTHGVLRLVLTLDGESVTEARVGIGYLHTGIEKNMEFRTWTQGVTFVTRMDYLSPIFNEAAYCLAVEKLLGITDRVPARAQAIRVMMMELNRISSHLVAIATFGMELGATTPMLFGFRERELVLDLFEYITGLRMNMAYVRPGGVSVDLPAGAVDKIGEFLKIMPVRIKEMRKLLDENPAYTRRTKDVAYLDLTGCMALGITGPMLRAAGLPWDLRKSQPYCGYETYDFDVPVETTCDVYGRYLVRVAEMEESLKIIGQCLDRLSGSELKGKPVMIEDKKIGWPSQLALGPDGLGNSPDHIAHIMSTSMEALIHHFKLVTEGFRVPAGQAYVAVESPRGELGAHVVSDGGTRPYRVHFRDPSFTNLQAVPATCEGGMVADVIAAVASIDPVMGGVDR
- a CDS encoding geranylgeranyl reductase family protein yields the protein MSESTPAADADVIVVGAGPAGSTTAFYLAQAGYDVLLLEKTRFPREKVCGDGLTPRAVKELIAMGVDVDGPGWIRNKGLRVVGGGMRLELAWPELSSYPGYGLVRTRMDFDQILASNAERGGVRLLQGVNVTGPVLDARSGHVTGVTAKRDGESFTARSRLVVAADGNSSRLSLSMGLRKRDDRPMGVAVRTYFTSPRHDDDWLESWLELWDTEPDGSARLLPGYGWVFGVGDGTSNVGLGLLNTSEAFQNLDYRDLLRRWVRNMPAEWEFSEENMTGPVRGAALPMAFNRQPHYTRGLVLVGDAGGMINPFNGEGIAYAMETGRIAADVIATALSAAAPAGRERVLRAYPKTLKDAYGGYFTLGRLFVEAIGKPGVMGFLTRHGLPHPTLMRFALKLLANLTDRRGDASDRIINALSKVTPPA
- a CDS encoding DUF4229 domain-containing protein; this translates as MRPFIVYTASRLGLFAVTLGVLYLIGIHNAFWLLVISFVISGVASYVLLSKQRDAVSEQISKGRKG
- a CDS encoding NADH-quinone oxidoreductase subunit A; translation: MELYVPILVLAVLAAGFAVFSVGIAPFTGPKRWNRAKLDAYECGIEPTPQPVGGGRFPLKYMITAMLFIVFDIEIIFLYPWAVAFDKLGVFGLVEMVLFIVTVLVAYAYVWRRRGLDWD